The Electrophorus electricus isolate fEleEle1 chromosome 24, fEleEle1.pri, whole genome shotgun sequence DNA window CTGGTAGTTCACAAGACGTGAGTAAACAAGCACAGTGGTGCTTCTGAACGAGTTTGATTGTCGTGACCTGCGACGTGCTGCCATACTGCAGGTGCACGTGGTGCTGAAGCTGTGGAAGACTGGGTTCAGCCTTGACGAGGGCGACCTCAGAAACTACAGTGACCCCGGGAACGCCCTCTTTCTGGAGTCTATCCGCAGGGGGTGAGTGGACTGTGACCATAAGTCTGACTGATGCCAAACAAGGCTTGCAATGCAGCCGTATTAGTGCCGGATATTGGTCTCTTCATTTTCACCTGCAGCGTTAGGCTAGCTGGTATCCTATCTCTCTAGCTGGGCTATGAAGGACTAGTCGCAGTGCGTGaacctctcgctctctttggCTCCCAGGGAGATTCCCTTGGAGCTGAGGCAGCGTGCCCGGGGTGGGCAGGTAAACCTGGATATGGAGGACCATCGGGATGAGGACTTCTCTAGGCCCAAGCCTGCCTTTCGTGCTTTCACTGGAGAAGGACAGAAACTTGGCAGGTGAGCAGCTCCTGAGTGTTTCAGcgcatgtgtctctctcttgaTGTCAGCCTGAAGGTTGATCGCCTAAtcagttgtttttaaataacactCCTGTTGACTTTTAAAGACCTTTGAGCTACATCAGTCAACGTGTGCTGAATAGGTGGTGTTTCTTGATCATGTTGACAGATTTCACAGTTAGAAAGATGTACTGCCTCCAACATGGAAATTCACATGTTGAATGAAAGAGTAAGCCACCCCGCAACATTTTCTCTCAAGCCAGCCTCAGTTCTGTGGCTTGGGTCTTACAAGGTGGCATCCATGCCAGaagttgctgcagatttgtcagctgcACTTTCATGATGCAAATCCCCATTTCTACCATAATTCTATCGGATTCAGATCTGGTAACTAGGCAGGCCACTGCAGTGTGCTGTCACAGTCATGAAACCATATGACATGTGCTGTCTGACATGGCTCAGTCTTATAATGGACGTGGCGATTATAAGATTGACAACTGGCATCCATTTACCAGTCAGTACTGAGATGGGCTAGGACATTCAAACTGTAAATATTCCATCATATTTTAGTAACATTTAGTCACGCTAGCCAGGACAATTTCAAATAGCTTACTTAACATCAGATATAAACAAAGCGAGCATTATGTTATCTTGTGAGCTAGTTTGCTACTTAGTGATTctaaactgaattaattattcTAAATTGAATTCTTGTAAATAAAAGAACTTTGCGTTACAGAGAAGAATGAGACCAACAAGACAGTTCCATAGAGATCATATCAGAAAGAGTGAGTTTGTGGCAGGAATATCAGCAAAATTGTAATGGGGTAACCACTCACAAGCTCTCAAAAATGGTGAAAAATATAACACAAACTGcaccaaaaaaagaagaaaaatatttgtaatagtGTCCATGCTGTAAGTTAACACCTTAAAGTATAGTTCttgtgaaagatgtgtgtggAATGGACAGAAACCACATCATCACTGATTACACCACAACCAACAGCCTGCACTGTTGACATAATGCAGGTTCGCTTCATAGATTCATGATGCTTACACCACATACTGACACTGCGTCTGCATGTCAGAGGAGAGACCGAGATTCTTTAGACCAGGGAATATTTTTCCCCAACCTTCATCTCTCCAGTTTCACCGAGCTTGTGCCCACTGTGGCCTCGGATTCCCTTTCTTCGCTGACAGGAGTGGAACACAATGTGCTCTTTTGCTgttgtagcccatctgcttgaGGTTTGACACGATGTTGTATATTCCAAGGAATGTTTCCTCTCACCACGGTTGTAGAGTGGTTATTTAAGTTTTTGTCCACTCAAACCAGTCTGCTCATTCTCTGACTTATGTTATCAACAAGGTGTTTATGCCCACAGAACTACTGCTTATTGGATTGGATCTTGTTTTCTCTGGATTCTGTGTAAACTCTAGAAACTGATTGTGAAAATCTCATcagcagattttaaaatatttaaaccaaCCTTACTGGCACTACAACCATGTCAAAATTATTCTTTCACCTTTCCTTGTTTTGATGtttcacataaacattaacTGAAGCTTTTGACGTGTCTGCATATATTGTGGTGCTGCCATCTGTGTAGCTGATTGCTTACTTACATGGATGATCAGGTGTGCATCTGGTTATAAAGGAatccaaaaaaatgtattgctgcTGTCTGTTGTGCTCTACTTTCTAGTGAACACATCCAGTAAATAGGACACTGTAaaccaaaagacaaacaaactttttttttttaaatcaacccAAACATCTTCATAATTGTTTGAGTTCAAAACACTCGTTTTATCTCTCTAATCCAATTATAGTAACACGGCACAAACTGGTGGCTAATTTGGTTGGATTGTTACCTTTGTGCAAGATTGGATGCTACCATTTTACCACAAAGTGGCATGAGAGCAtgtcccctgtgtgtgtgtgtgtgtgtgtgtgtgtgtgtgtgtgtgtgtgtgtgtgtgtgtgtgtgtgtgtgtgtgtgtgtgtgtgtgtgtgtgtgtgtgtgtgtgtgtgtgtgtgtgtgtgtgtcctaacCACACGCTCTTGCCATCCCTGTCAGCGCCACTCCAGAGCTGGTATCGGGCCCAAGAATGAGTCCGCAGGATCAGGCTGTGAGCGAGGCTCAGGCGAGCGCTTCCATCAGCGTGGATGACTCGCAGCCTGTCACCAACATCCAGATCAGGCTGGCCGACGGGGGCCGGCTGGTGCAGAAGTTCAACCACACCCACAGGTGAAGAGCCAATCATAATGACTCATAGTCACAGCCAGGCTTACTGGCGTTCGCTTGCGTAATCATCTGGAACCTATGAGGTTGCCTCATAATGTAATCATGTCCATGGACAGCTGCGTGGGCAATGCCCCTAACACTGTGGCGTTCTCATGCCCGATTTCTCCCCTTCAGGGTTTCTGATGTGCGTCAGTTTGTGGTGAGCGCTCGCCCAGCCATGGCTGCAGCCGAGTTCGTTCTCATGACGACCTTTCCCAACAAAGAGCTGATGGATGAGAGCCAGACACTGAAGGAGGCCAACCTGCTGAATGCCGTGATTGTGCAGCGGCTAAAGTGACGACGCCCTCCGGTGGCCTGCTTTTATCACTGCACTCTTGAGCTTCCTCATCGATGGGAAACTCATGGACTTGAGGACTTCTAactactttttttgtttgttttgtttgtttctttagtgACATTTTTCCTCTTCAGCAGTTTGTGGCAGTGGGTACATCTGGATTAACAGAATGGGGTTGGGGAGAATAAACTAGGTTCTGTGAAATGCTTTAAGGGAAGGTGAGAGAAGCAGATTGGAAGTTTAACAGCATATTTTACGGTTTGAAAATACTGGGTGAACACTTATCCAAATTAAGAAATAAAGAGCTTTCTAAAAAGTTTTGACAGGCTTTTACCTAAGTATTTTGTGAAGCAATTGTGCTGCTCTCCTTTTACCTCTTTATCTTTCTCGGTTCTCCCGTGTAGTCCCTCTCTCACCATAACCTTCGCTCTCACCAAACTCACTCTGTGCCAGTGCCAGTAGCCTTACATCCCAGCACCCAGTCCAATGGACCGTCACATTCTACTACAGCTGTTGAAGACACAAAAGAATTGCTTTTTCTTTCTAAAGATTACTTTTTTACTTTGAGGGTTATGAATTTTAGCACTGCAGTGTCTAATTTTGATGGGACATGCCatattgatttcttttttttcctccaattATATGCTAGCAAGATAACATTAGGTGGTTTTGAGACATTTTTGGACACTATTGCTGGTTAAAATATTG harbors:
- the nsfl1c gene encoding NSFL1 cofactor p47; translation: MANRDELVREFVAVTDVDEERARFFLDSAGWDLQLALASFFEDGADDDIVTLPQSESGPVTRSTGPSEHRVTSFRDLRHEDEEESDDEGQRFFAGGSERSGQQIVGPPKKKSTNEVVEDLFKGAKEHGAVPVDRVGKGLGEPSRSKPFVGGGYRLGAAPEEESAYVAGDRRASGSSQDVHVVLKLWKTGFSLDEGDLRNYSDPGNALFLESIRRGEIPLELRQRARGGQVNLDMEDHRDEDFSRPKPAFRAFTGEGQKLGSATPELVSGPRMSPQDQAVSEAQASASISVDDSQPVTNIQIRLADGGRLVQKFNHTHRVSDVRQFVVSARPAMAAAEFVLMTTFPNKELMDESQTLKEANLLNAVIVQRLK